The DNA region ACGCGTGGGGGTGAACCGCGCCGCCCGCAGCGCCTCTCCATCCACCACGACATCGTCCCCACACGCGTGGGGGTGAACCGCAACCGCTGCAACGCCTTCTGCCAGGGGGATAATCGTCCCCACACGCGTGGGGGTGAACCGGAGCTCCGGACTGGAGCTCTCAGTGGCATCAACTGGGCATGACCCTAGCGCCAGGAGGCGCGTCGGGAAGGTGTCCCGCCCCGGGGTGTGAGAGTGGTCATATTCCCGGCAGGCCGAGATTGCCTGGGTGTGCTCCGAGGTGCAGGGAGTGCGTAGGGGCACTTTACATAAGGCTATGATGTGGGGTTAGGGGGTGGGGCAGGGGCCCTGTGGCCCCTGCGTGGTGTGCGTGCGCCCTTGGGGTTAGTCCTTCAGGAAGAGCTCGATCACCGGCACGGCGACCGGGGGCTTTTGTACCGGCAGGTGCAGCGTCAGTGTGTCGGGGCCGATGCCTCCCATGGTGGTGTTCTGTGCCTGCTGCTCGGGGTCTATCACGCTCATGCGGATCTCGGAGGCGTCGTTGAGCAGCTGAGCGTACTCCACCCGGCCTGCCAGTCCCGGCAGGTGCAGGTGACCGAAGGGCCAGGCGAACACGTGCAGGTAGAGCCTGTTGCCGTTTTGGGTGTAGCGGCAGTCGGGCGGTGGGGTGAACTCGCTGGCGGTGCAGCCGTAGATGGCTCGGTTGTGCAGGCGCATCCACTCGCCTATGCCCCGCAGCGTCTCGATGGCCTCCGACTGGAACTCTCCCCTGGCGTTGGGACCGACGTTCAGCAGCATGTTGCCTCCCTTGGAGACGGAGTCCACGAGCATCCGCACCAGCATGTCGACCGGCTTGAAGTCCTTGTTGTCGCGGTCGTAGCCCCAGCTGCCGTTCAGCGTCTGGCAGGCCTCCCATACGACAGGTCGGCCGTTCACCTTCAGCCACTCTGCCGGCTGGTACTGCTCGGGCGTCTTGATATCGCCGCCTATCTCCAGGCGGTCGTTGACGATGATGCCGGGCTGGAGCTCCCGCACCATCTGTATGAGCTTCTCGGATTGCCAGTCGTCCTTCCCCTTGCCCTTGGACCATCCCCAGTCCATGTGGGAGTAGGAGAAGTCGAACCACATGATGTCGATCTTGCCAAACTGGGTGAGCAACTCCCTGACCTGGCCGTGGAGGTACTCGACGTACTTGCGCATGTCGCGCTGCTTCTGGGATTCCCTGAAGGCTACGTCGTCGCGCCGTGGGTGCAGTCCATCTATGGGAAACTCCGGATGGTGCCAGTCGATCAGCGAGTGGTAGAAGCCCACCTTGAATCCCTCGGACCTGAAGGCCTCCACCATAGGACGCAGCACATCTCTGCCCCATGGCGTGTTCGTGGCCTTGTAGTCCGTGAGGGCGGAGTCCCACAGGCAGAAGCCGTCGTGGTGCTTGGTGGTGACCACGAAGTACTTCATGCCGGCGTTTTTGGCCTCCTGCGCCCACACCCTGGGGTCGTACAGGTCGGGGTAGAAGTGGTCGAAGTACTTCTGGTACTCCTCGTCGGTCATCCTCTCGCGGTGCTTGACCCACTCGTGGCGTGCCGCCAGCGAGTAGATGCCCCAGTGGATGAACAGGCCGAAGCGGTCGTGCACGAACCAGCTGGTATCTCCCCCAGCGCCTTGCCAGTTGTCAGACATCCTCCACCTCCAGTGATGTTTGTGTTATAGCAGTGGTAGTATCCAGAAGACCAGCCCCAGCAGCCCGAAGGCTATCAGGGGGATGATGATCCTCAGGTAGCGCCGGCGCAGCTGCCCCATCTCCGCCCCCTTGCGCAGATAGGGCTCGCCGACCATGATGGTGACGAACAGCATGATAAGCAACAGGATGCCCGCGATCAGGTAGACGAAGGTGCCGGCGTAGCGGACGTCCACGTCCGTGACATCGAACAGCATGGCTATGATGTTGAGGACCGACTGGGGCCAGATGATCACCAGCACCACGAACCCTACCACTATGATGGACGCCAGCATGAGGTAGGCGAGCAGGTACCTGCTGAGTCTCTCCCTGCGGGACATGTCCTTTGGACGCAAGATGCTTCTCCTTTCTAGCAAGCTCTGTGCACGCCTCCTATTATCGACCCTCGCCGGCTATCAGGTCCAGTGGGAAGCTGTGCTGCTCGCGCAGGGGCAGGTCGACCTTGTCCCTCCGCCAGGCCGACTCGTAGGCCGCCAGGTACAGCTCCGTCGAGAGCATCCCCTGCCTGCCGGAGACCAGTGGCTCGGGCCCTCCCTCGATCCAGCCGATGAGCGCGTCCAGCACCTTCCCGAAGGGCTCGTCCATCTCGTGGCCCGGCTTTGGGGAGTGCACGTTGGAGCGGGTCTCGATCGTCTCCACGCCGTTGCCGTCCAGCACCTGGAGCTGTCCCTCTCCCAGGATGTCTATCCAGCCCTCGGTGCCCAGCAGGCGCATCGTGAAGCCGCCGTTGAGCATCTCGCCGTCCTCCAGCAGCGCGCGGGTGCCGTCCTCGAAGCACACGTAGGCCAGGGCGCTCTCCGCCAGCAGGTGGCCGTAGGCCTTCTTCTCGCCGGTGCACCTGACCTGCCCCATCACCCAGCGCGCGGGCTGATCGTCGGCGAAGAACCGGAACATGTCCAGCCAGTGGGTGCCCCACTCTATGAGGTCGGCGCCCGGCAGGGAGGCCATGAACATCACCGGCTGACCTACCCTACCCGAGCGCAGCAGCTGCTTGGCCCGCTGGAAGACGTCGAGGTACCGTCGCTGGTGGTTGACGACCAGCCTGGTGCCGGCGCGCTCGCAGGCCTCGACCATCGCCCTGGCGTCGTCCATCGTGAGCGCAAAGGGCTTCTCGCACCACACGCCCTTCACGCCCGCCTCGGCGCAGGCCTCCACCATCTCGCGGTGGAACACTACGTAGGTGGAGATGCTCACGATGTCCAGGTGCGCCTCCAGCAGCATCTCTCTGTAGTCGGTGAAGCTGGAGGTCACCCCGAACTGCTCGGTGAACCTGTTGAGGTTCTCGATGGAGATGTCCGTTGCCGCCACGATCTGGCACCTGGGATCGTTGGAGTAGGCCATGGCGTGCGCGTAGCCTATGCTGTGCGCGCCGATGCCCTCCCCGCCCCTGCCAACACCTATTATGCCTACCCTGTACATCCTTGCCTCCTCATGAGTTTTCTTGATCTAGTAGCCAGGATATCGCGTTGTGGACCACGCTCTGGAAGCTGGGGGTGGCGAAGGATCGCATGTCGTGCCCCAGCGCGATGTAGGCCGTGCGGGCTTCTCCGTAGCTGCCCGCCCAGGCCAGCGGCCAGCGCCTGCCATCGTACTCTGCCTCCAGCAGCACCGCCGACCTCCTGGGCTCCCGCAGGTTGTAGTACAGCTCGTCGGGGGTGACGAAGTTCCCTACGCCCGCCAAGATGGGGTGCTCGGGGTGGACCACCTGCACCTCGAACTCAGCGTAGGGGGGATGTGTGGACTGCCCCCAAACGAAGCGGCCGTCGAAGATCTCTTCGAACTCCGGCCTGTCGTCAAAGCTGGCCAGGCCAGCATGCAGGCACAGGAGGGCTCGCCCCTCGGAGAGGAAGCGCTGGACCGCCGTCATGTGCTCGTCGGAGAAGGGTTCGTACCTTTCCGGCTTGCGGCTGGAATCCTCCCACAGGCTGGCGTCCAGCTCCATCATGCCGGACCACTCCAGGCCCATGATGATCAGTAGGTCGGCCCTGCTCAACGTCTCCCAGTCGAACACCGAGCGTTCCTCACTGTAGACCACCTCGTTGCCCCAGGGAGAGAGCTGCTGGATGAGCCAGCCCCCCTGCTCGCGATACGGGTGGTATGGCCCTCCACCCCAGATGTGTATCCTCGCCATATGGTCTCCTTTCGTATCCCGTAGTTATTATCATGGTCTCAGCTCTTCGGCAGTAGGGACTCGTCGCCGGCCACAAACACCCAGTCCTCCCGGCTTGGGGGTGCGTACGCGCCATCTAGCCCCACCTCCGCTGGCAGGCAAGTGCCGTGCCGTGGGTCGAACCACTTGGCGGTGGCTGGCGTGTGCCTCAGCGAGATCCCCTCCCCGAGCGGGGTGTAAGCCAGCATCAGCCCACCATCGAGCGCCGCGGCGACCGCGATGTGCCCTTCAGGGCGCTCCGACTGGCGATCGAGGAGCTCCTGCGCGGGTCTGAGCTCCCACCACGGCAGGCTCCTCACCAATGAGCCTAGGTGCTCCATCTGCGCGCTGCCCGGCAGCGCCATCGCCTCCCGCCAGGTCGGTGCCACGCCCGAGTTGGGGTGCTCTATGGGCACTCGAGGCTCCGTCTCCCAGCTCCAGAGCCCGTGCGCGCCGTAGCCCACCCCCGCCGGCGGCAGCGAGAGGAGCGACCACCATACCGCCCTCCGCACGTTGTAGTCCGTGTGCGGGCGCCCCGACTGGTACGCCCTGATGCCCTCGTACGGGGGCTCCAGGTTGATGATCGGGTGCGGCGCGAGCTCGCGCCACCTGGTGGTGGGCGGTCCGGAGTAGATCCACCGGATGGTGCGCTCGTCGTCCCCGTGGCCGCTCTGGTAGCCCCACACGTGCAGCCAGGGCTCGTGCTCGAAGGCGTCGTAGGGCCAGGACATGCTGTTGGAGTGCATGGCGACCAGCCCGTCGCGTCCCTCGAACACCTGCCGACCTATCCGCTGCCACCGCCGGGCCCTCTCGCCGGTGTAGTCGCCGTCGCCGGCGAGTATCCAGACGGTGTCCAGCTCCCACAGGCGGTCGACGATGTAGCTTGCCAGCTCCACGGCGTACCTCTCGGGGAGCTCCCCCGGTGTCCTGTCGGGTGGGCCGTAGTCCCACAGGAGCACGCAGGCGGCGACCATGCCTTGGTCGTTGATCGCCCTCACCCGCCTCTCGATGCGGTCGAAGAAGCGGTGGTTGATCCTGATGGGGCCGCTGCCCTCGTAGGCCACCTCGCCCTCGGCGCTGGCCGGCGTTGCCCTCCACTGGGTGGTGACGCAGTGGATGACGGTGAAGCCCTTGCGCTGCCTGTCCGCGAGATACTGCTCCCAGTCCTCCTCGCTTGAGAGCAGAGGGCCGCTCCAGGGGGTATCCGCGAGCCAGAAGAACGGGGCAGCGGCCTCGTCCAGCAGGTATCTGCCTCCGGGAGCCAGCCTCAGCCTACCCGCCATGCCTACCTCTCCCCGGTCTCTGGCGGGAGCTGCACGGCGCAGCCCGTCCGCTGGGACTGGTAGATCGCCAGGATGATCTCCAGCGACTTGCGGGCGTCCTCGCCGCTCACCGGAGGAGTCTGCCCTGCCCGCAGGCAGCGGAATATCTCCCGGAACTGCACCGCGTGGGTGAGCCACCACTCCTCCCCCTCCTCGGGATGGCGCGTGCGCTCGAGGTCCTCGGCCGTCAGCAGCTCGCGATCCTCCCTGGGCTCCCAGAGGGTGATGGAGGAGCCGGTAAGGGTGGCCCCTCCCTCGGTGCCCACGATCTCTATCCTGGGCGGTCGACTGGTGTAGGCTGCGGTGGTGCCCTGGATGGTGCCCAGAGCCCCGCTGCGGAAGCGCACGGCCGCGCTGCCGACATCCTCGGTCTCGATCCTGTGCGCCAGGGTGGCCGTGAAGCCCTCCACGCTCTCCACGTCGCCCATCATCCACTGCAGCAGGTCTATGTAGTGGATGCTCTGGTTCATCAGCGCCCCGCCGCCGTCGTACTTCCAGGTGCCTCGCCAGCCACCGCTCTCTTCGTAGTACTGCTGGGACCTGTACCAGTGGAGGAAGGCGTTGCCGTACACCGGCTGGCCGAACAGCCCGGCATCGATGGCTTTCTTCAGCTTGAGGACGTCGCGATGGAAGCGGTTCTGGAATATGACCGAGAGCGTCACCCCCGCCTCCCTCGCGGCCCGGATCATCCTGTCGGCTCCCTCCAGAGTGATGGCCATGGGCTTCTCGGTCACCACGTGCTTGCCGGCCCGAGCGGCCATCACCGCCTGGTCGGGGTGCATGCCCGAAGGGGTCGCCAGCGTCACCAGGTCGATGTCCTGGCGGGCCAACAGTTCCTCCATGCTGGGGTACCAGTCGATGCCGGCCTGCTCGGCAAGTTGCCTGCCCACCTCCTCCCGGGGCTCAGCCACGGCCAACAGCCTCACGCCCTCCAGGCGGCTCAGCACCGCAGCGTGCACCTTGCCTATGGTGCCTGCTCCGACTATTCCAACGCCGAAAGTCTCCATCTTCTCCTCTCCTGTCTACTCCAGATTCACGCCCGCTCGGGATGCCACCTCCCGCAGGCCATCTATGCACCTCATCGTAGCCTCCCTCGGCCCCTCGGGTATCCGCATGTGCGTCTCGATCGACAGGGGGCCATCGTAGCCGTCATCCGCCAGCGCCCGCAGCTGCCCCACGTAGTCGATGCTGCCCTGGCCGATGACGGTCCACCTGCCGGAGGAGTCCAGGTCCTTGACGTGCACGTGGATCACCCGGTCCCGGATGTGCCGGTAGCCGTCGGGGTAGGGCCTGGAGCCCGCAGCCGCCTCGTTGCCGGGGTCCCAGATCAGCCCCAGGTGGGGTGATGGCAGCCGCTCGAGGTACCAGCTGGCCTCCTCCCCCGTGGCGATGTTGCAGGCGTGCTCGTTCTCCAGCCCCAGCTTCAAGCCGGAGGGACGTGTGCGCTCCACGGCCTCCGCCAGCACCTCCAGTATCTCCTCTCGGGCGGAGGCCGGGTCCGGCAGCCTCCAGAAGGAGAACGCCCTCACGATCGGTGCGCCGAGCATGTGGGCCACCTCGATCGATCGCTCCAGCACCTGCCATTGCTCGTCCCTGGCGGCGGGAGACGCGAAGTGGGTGGCGCCCTGCGGCGCGCCATCACCGTGCAGGTGGCACTTGAGGAAGGGCGAGGCTATGGCGCAGACCTGCACGCCCTCGGCATCCAGCCTGCTCCTGAGCTGACGGACGTAGGCATCATCGTGCTCGAGGATGCTCCTGCCGTCCACGGCGCGCAGCTCGATGGTGCGCAGCCCCTTCAGGCGGCAGACCTCCAGCACCTCGCCTATGTCCTGCGAGATCTCGTCGCTGATAACGCTAGTACGCATAGAGTGTATCACCTCCTGTCGCAACATCTTATAACAGTTGGCCCTCAGAGGTTAACACTTTTGCCCAGATTCGCTTCGATCTCCCGCAACCGCTTGATGCACTCCCCCGTGTACAGGTCCATCACCCCCTCGCGGTCCTGCCTGTCGGCCGCCAGGTAGGGGTTGGAGACCGGCGGCAGGAACTCCATGGTGAGCCAGCCGTCGTAGCCCACGTCGCGCAGCGCTCGCAGCACCTCCGCGAAGTCGATGTGCCCCCGCCCCACCGACTCCCTGTTGCTGTCGGCTATGTGCACGTGGCGGATGAGGTCTCCCGCCCGCCGGATCGACCCCGCGATGGAGGGCTCCTCGATGTTCATGTGGAACGTGTCGGCCATGACGGCGACGTTGGGCAGACCCACACGTCGCGCCAGCTCCACGGCCTGCTCGAGCTTGTTGATGAGGTAGGTCTCGAAGCGGTTGAGCGCCTCTATGACGAGCGTGACGCCCAGCCCCGCGGCGTGCTCTCCGGCCTCGCGCAGGCTCTCCATCGCCAGCTCGAGCTCCGTGCGCGCGTCGGCCACCGGGGCGGTCCTGCCCACAGGGGAGGGCACGACTATCACGGTGGGCGCCTCCACCGCGGCGGCCAGCTCGCAGCACGACTTGACGTAATGCACGGCCCATCGCCTCAGCTCCCCGTCCGGGTGCGAGAGGTCCCGCTTGGGGGGATAGAGCCCGCAGATCGAGGAAGCCACCAGCCCGCGGTCGGCCAGCAGCCGACGCACCCTGGCGGGCTCCAGCTCCCCAGGCTCACCCGCCAGCTCCACCCCCTGGTAGCCGTAGCGCGCGAGCCTGTCGAGGCTGTGCTCCAGGGGCTCCCTGCCGTAGATCCATTGACTTACGCTGTACTTCGCCATCTCTACACTCCTCGCCTGTGTGCTAGATAAGATTATGGCCCAATTCGCCCATCGGGGCATAGCCCGGCATATAGTTTGCACTTTAAACAGATTGCATTTACAATAGTTTGTATGACAAACGATATGGAAGCCTTAGATCGATCGCGCGAGGGCCCGGATATCCTGCACAGCGCCGGGTTCCTGCTCTCCACCGCGGGCAGGCTCGCTCGCGAGAGATTCGAGCGGGCGATAGCTCCCCTGGGCCTGAGGGCCCGCCACTTCGGGGTGCTGCTCGCGCTGGCCACCCACGGCCCCGCCCCCCAGGGCGAGGTGGCCGACGAGGCGTGGATGGACAAGTCCACCATGGTGGCGGTGGTCGATGACCTCGAGCGCTGGGGGTTGGTGGAGCGCAGGCGCAGCGCCCAGGACCGCCGGATGTACGAGCTCGTCATAAACGAGCGGGGGCGGGAGAAGCTCGCCGAGGCGCTGGAGGTGGTCGCGCGCTCTGAGGACGAATGGCTGGGGCCGCTGAGCCCGGAGGAGAGGGAGCTCCTGCGCGGGCTGCTGGCGAGGCTGCTGTATGCCCCTGGCGGCCTGCTGCGGGGGCGGGAAGGAGGCGAGGAGTGAGCTACGGGGTGGCGATTGCGGGCCTGCTGGCTATAGCTGCCCTGGCGGTCGCCAAGCGATGGCGGCGGACGGTGGTGCGCCGGCGCGTCGACAGGTGGGAGCTGCTGCCCACAGCCTGCGTCTGCGGGGCCACTGGCGTGGGGCTGATGCTCGCGTCGGCCCTCGCGGCGCAGGATGGCGACCTGGCCGCGTTGGTGGGCGCGGCCACGGGCACCGCCCTGAGCTTGCTGCTGGCGGCCTTCGCGCTGCGGGAGTCGTTGGTGGAGCTCTTGCCCGACGGGGTGTACTTCGTGCCTCCGAGGGGCATCGGGGTGGCTGTGTTCACCCTGCTGCTGGTGCAGCTGGTCCTGAAGGCCTGGCGGCTGTACGTCTTCTACCGCGATAGGTCATGGGAAGTGGGAGCCATGCCGGCGGGCGCGCACAGGGTGTCGCTCGGCGACGCCCTGCAGGCCATCAGGCCCAAGGGGGACCCCTTCACCATCGCGGTGTTCTCGCTCGTGGCTACCTACTTCGCCGTGTACTACGTGGGGATCCTCCGGCGTGCGCGCCAGCTGGGGGGTGCCCCCTGGCCCCCGCCGTCCTGATTTGACGGACATCCGTTGCTGTGCTCCAATGTCTTATGAGTCACCTGGATAGAAGGACCTTCCTGTGGGGACTGCTCGGGCTGGCCGGCGCCCAGCTGGGCTGTGGCGCCCCGGGGACGGCCACCCCGACCGTGGGCCCGCTGCCCTTCGACCGTCGGCGGGCCTGGGGCTACCTGCTTCGGCAGGTGGCCTTCGGGCCAAGGGTGCCGGGGACGGCCCCCCACAGCAGATGCCGCGACTTCCTCCTGCGCGAGCTGCGCGCGACGCTTGGAAGCGCCTCTCCCCAAGCCTTCAGCTTCCAGGGCGTCCAGATGTGTAACATCCTCTCGCAGTACCATGGGGGAGGGGAGGACCACGTTCTCCTCTGCGCCCACTGGGACACCAGGCCCAGAGCCGACAACGAGCGCGATCCCGATCGCAGGCGGCTGCCCATCCCGGGGGCCAACGATGGTGCGAGTGGCGTGGCCGTCCTGCTGGAGATCGCCCACGCGCTACAGGTCCTCAGGCCGCCCATCAGGGTGAGCTTTGCCCTCTTCGATGGCGAGGACTGGGGCCCCGATGAGGCGAGCATGTACCTTGGCTCCCGGCACTACGCCTCCACCCTCCCGCAGGGCAGGCCATCCTGGGGGGTGCTGCTCGACATGGTGGGCGACAGGGCCCTGCGCATCCCCCGCGAGGGATTCTCGGAGGAGATGGCGCGCGCTGTCAACGACAGGGTGTGGGCGGCGGCCCGGCTGGCAGGGCACGGCGACGTGTTCGTGGAGGAGAGGGGCGCGAGCATCCTGGACGACCACCTGCCTCTGCTGCGTCGGGGCATCCCGGTGGTGGACGTCATAGATTTCGACTACCCTCACTGGCACACCCTGCGGGACGACCCCTCAGCCTGCAGCCCCCACAGCCTGGAGGTCGTGGGGCGCACTGTCCTTGCGGCCCTCACCTTCGAGCTCTGAGTCACCCAGGTCGCCTCTCAAGCGGCCCGTACAGAGCCCATACCTCCGTGGATTCTCAACCTCTCCTCGACCCCGCCTTCACCATAGTCCGCTACAGGTATAGTACATATAGGTATAGATACGCTACGCATAGATGTAAATACACAAGCGGAGGTGGAGCATGTCGATCGGCCGCAAACTGGTCAAGGTGATGAGGGACCCCTGGATCCTGCTGCGCAAGGCCACCAGCCCACTGATCGAGCGCAGGAAGGCTGCAATGGACCTCGAGCAGGAGCGCGCCAGGTCGATTCGCTTCCTTAGCGAGCACTTCGGCGTGGATGCCGCCGCCCTGCACGATGAGTACTGGTCCTCAGCTTTCGCCTCCTGGTACCTCCGCTGGTACCAGGAGCTGGGGAGGCTGGTCCGGGACAAGGAGACCTCCTCGCACTTCGACCTGGTCACGCTGTACATGCTCGTGAGGGCGCTCAGGCCGGAGGTGGTCGTCGAGACCGGCGTCAACTACGGGGCTTCGAGCGCGCATATCCTGGCGGCGATGCGCGAGAACGGTGGGGGGACGCTCTACAGCATCGATCTGCCCAAGCCCCGGCCACCGGGTGCCCCCTCACAGGACTTCCTGGTGCCGCCGGAGCTCTCCTCCAGCTGGCGGCTCATCCTGGGCGACAGCCGGGACGAGCTGCCTGGGCTGCTGCGCACCCTGGGGCAGATCGACCACTTCCACCACGACAGCCTGCACACCGTGCAGCACATGTCGTGGGAGTATGCGACGGCCCTGGAGCACATAAGGTATGGAGGGGTGCTGTCGTCGCACGACGTGGTCGTGCCGCTGTCACTGCAGAACGTCTTTGAGACTTTCTGCCGGAAGCATGGGCTGCCCTATGGGGTGTTCCGCAACGTGGGCATCGCCCTGTGCCAATGGTAGACACGGGATTTAGCCGCCCTCGCGCGGGGGCATTCCCCGCTGGGTAACGAGCTCCTGCCCGGGATGGCCCTCGCTGTCGGGGATGTGCAGCCGCTCGTAGAGGTTGAGCCCCTGCAGCAGCACGAGGTGGTATATGGCGCTGGACACCGCCAGGAACTGGTTGAAGTAGAACAGCAGCAGGTCGAACACGGTCAGCGCCACCAGCAGCGTGATGGTGCCCAGCCCGATCGCCCTCCGCGTCCTCCCGATCAGCAGGAGCGCCGCCGTGACCACCAGGCAAGCCCCTATGACG from Thermobaculum terrenum ATCC BAA-798 includes:
- a CDS encoding alpha-L-fucosidase, which codes for MSDNWQGAGGDTSWFVHDRFGLFIHWGIYSLAARHEWVKHRERMTDEEYQKYFDHFYPDLYDPRVWAQEAKNAGMKYFVVTTKHHDGFCLWDSALTDYKATNTPWGRDVLRPMVEAFRSEGFKVGFYHSLIDWHHPEFPIDGLHPRRDDVAFRESQKQRDMRKYVEYLHGQVRELLTQFGKIDIMWFDFSYSHMDWGWSKGKGKDDWQSEKLIQMVRELQPGIIVNDRLEIGGDIKTPEQYQPAEWLKVNGRPVVWEACQTLNGSWGYDRDNKDFKPVDMLVRMLVDSVSKGGNMLLNVGPNARGEFQSEAIETLRGIGEWMRLHNRAIYGCTASEFTPPPDCRYTQNGNRLYLHVFAWPFGHLHLPGLAGRVEYAQLLNDASEIRMSVIDPEQQAQNTTMGGIGPDTLTLHLPVQKPPVAVPVIELFLKD
- a CDS encoding Gfo/Idh/MocA family protein, coding for MYRVGIIGVGRGGEGIGAHSIGYAHAMAYSNDPRCQIVAATDISIENLNRFTEQFGVTSSFTDYREMLLEAHLDIVSISTYVVFHREMVEACAEAGVKGVWCEKPFALTMDDARAMVEACERAGTRLVVNHQRRYLDVFQRAKQLLRSGRVGQPVMFMASLPGADLIEWGTHWLDMFRFFADDQPARWVMGQVRCTGEKKAYGHLLAESALAYVCFEDGTRALLEDGEMLNGGFTMRLLGTEGWIDILGEGQLQVLDGNGVETIETRSNVHSPKPGHEMDEPFGKVLDALIGWIEGGPEPLVSGRQGMLSTELYLAAYESAWRRDKVDLPLREQHSFPLDLIAGEGR
- a CDS encoding DUF4038 domain-containing protein, with amino-acid sequence MAGRLRLAPGGRYLLDEAAAPFFWLADTPWSGPLLSSEEDWEQYLADRQRKGFTVIHCVTTQWRATPASAEGEVAYEGSGPIRINHRFFDRIERRVRAINDQGMVAACVLLWDYGPPDRTPGELPERYAVELASYIVDRLWELDTVWILAGDGDYTGERARRWQRIGRQVFEGRDGLVAMHSNSMSWPYDAFEHEPWLHVWGYQSGHGDDERTIRWIYSGPPTTRWRELAPHPIINLEPPYEGIRAYQSGRPHTDYNVRRAVWWSLLSLPPAGVGYGAHGLWSWETEPRVPIEHPNSGVAPTWREAMALPGSAQMEHLGSLVRSLPWWELRPAQELLDRQSERPEGHIAVAAALDGGLMLAYTPLGEGISLRHTPATAKWFDPRHGTCLPAEVGLDGAYAPPSREDWVFVAGDESLLPKS
- a CDS encoding sugar phosphate isomerase/epimerase family protein, translating into MRTSVISDEISQDIGEVLEVCRLKGLRTIELRAVDGRSILEHDDAYVRQLRSRLDAEGVQVCAIASPFLKCHLHGDGAPQGATHFASPAARDEQWQVLERSIEVAHMLGAPIVRAFSFWRLPDPASAREEILEVLAEAVERTRPSGLKLGLENEHACNIATGEEASWYLERLPSPHLGLIWDPGNEAAAGSRPYPDGYRHIRDRVIHVHVKDLDSSGRWTVIGQGSIDYVGQLRALADDGYDGPLSIETHMRIPEGPREATMRCIDGLREVASRAGVNLE
- a CDS encoding M28 family peptidase translates to MSHLDRRTFLWGLLGLAGAQLGCGAPGTATPTVGPLPFDRRRAWGYLLRQVAFGPRVPGTAPHSRCRDFLLRELRATLGSASPQAFSFQGVQMCNILSQYHGGGEDHVLLCAHWDTRPRADNERDPDRRRLPIPGANDGASGVAVLLEIAHALQVLRPPIRVSFALFDGEDWGPDEASMYLGSRHYASTLPQGRPSWGVLLDMVGDRALRIPREGFSEEMARAVNDRVWAAARLAGHGDVFVEERGASILDDHLPLLRRGIPVVDVIDFDYPHWHTLRDDPSACSPHSLEVVGRTVLAALTFEL
- a CDS encoding ThuA domain-containing protein, giving the protein MARIHIWGGGPYHPYREQGGWLIQQLSPWGNEVVYSEERSVFDWETLSRADLLIIMGLEWSGMMELDASLWEDSSRKPERYEPFSDEHMTAVQRFLSEGRALLCLHAGLASFDDRPEFEEIFDGRFVWGQSTHPPYAEFEVQVVHPEHPILAGVGNFVTPDELYYNLREPRRSAVLLEAEYDGRRWPLAWAGSYGEARTAYIALGHDMRSFATPSFQSVVHNAISWLLDQENS
- a CDS encoding MarR family winged helix-turn-helix transcriptional regulator, which translates into the protein MTNDMEALDRSREGPDILHSAGFLLSTAGRLARERFERAIAPLGLRARHFGVLLALATHGPAPQGEVADEAWMDKSTMVAVVDDLERWGLVERRRSAQDRRMYELVINERGREKLAEALEVVARSEDEWLGPLSPEERELLRGLLARLLYAPGGLLRGREGGEE
- a CDS encoding class I SAM-dependent methyltransferase, coding for MSIGRKLVKVMRDPWILLRKATSPLIERRKAAMDLEQERARSIRFLSEHFGVDAAALHDEYWSSAFASWYLRWYQELGRLVRDKETSSHFDLVTLYMLVRALRPEVVVETGVNYGASSAHILAAMRENGGGTLYSIDLPKPRPPGAPSQDFLVPPELSSSWRLILGDSRDELPGLLRTLGQIDHFHHDSLHTVQHMSWEYATALEHIRYGGVLSSHDVVVPLSLQNVFETFCRKHGLPYGVFRNVGIALCQW
- a CDS encoding Gfo/Idh/MocA family protein, with amino-acid sequence METFGVGIVGAGTIGKVHAAVLSRLEGVRLLAVAEPREEVGRQLAEQAGIDWYPSMEELLARQDIDLVTLATPSGMHPDQAVMAARAGKHVVTEKPMAITLEGADRMIRAAREAGVTLSVIFQNRFHRDVLKLKKAIDAGLFGQPVYGNAFLHWYRSQQYYEESGGWRGTWKYDGGGALMNQSIHYIDLLQWMMGDVESVEGFTATLAHRIETEDVGSAAVRFRSGALGTIQGTTAAYTSRPPRIEIVGTEGGATLTGSSITLWEPREDRELLTAEDLERTRHPEEGEEWWLTHAVQFREIFRCLRAGQTPPVSGEDARKSLEIILAIYQSQRTGCAVQLPPETGER
- a CDS encoding sugar phosphate isomerase/epimerase family protein translates to MQTICRAMPRWANWAIILSSTQARSVEMAKYSVSQWIYGREPLEHSLDRLARYGYQGVELAGEPGELEPARVRRLLADRGLVASSICGLYPPKRDLSHPDGELRRWAVHYVKSCCELAAAVEAPTVIVVPSPVGRTAPVADARTELELAMESLREAGEHAAGLGVTLVIEALNRFETYLINKLEQAVELARRVGLPNVAVMADTFHMNIEEPSIAGSIRRAGDLIRHVHIADSNRESVGRGHIDFAEVLRALRDVGYDGWLTMEFLPPVSNPYLAADRQDREGVMDLYTGECIKRLREIEANLGKSVNL